The segment gtgttcatccttcattgctgaagaagaccatgccatcagagaaataatgacatgacttgcacttgactttgtttttttatttttattttttgagtgagggagagctatgcaggttaccagcctcacttctcctccaaagtcatctgaatccagatagtcatcagaatgactggagatgacccaggatgaggcaattggggttaagtgacttgtccaaggtcacacagctagtgagtgtcaagggtccgaggtgagatttgaattcaggtcttcctgactgctgcactggtgctctatccactgcaccacgtagctgaCCCTGGTTCTTCTTTACCaagcttttcaagctcttctatggtttgagcccatttcatattcatattgGACATACTGGAGAtgaaagccttgacttcctctgacagtatgccttgttcttcctcatctgaaagaatggaaggagatagcctgttcactaagaaagtaaccttctatggtcttattttattctcttttatgggcattttcctagccagttacttgacttctgaatcctttgtcaagaggagggtgctagtgctcctcctccccccaggactgtgctcagggctgagattcacatcagctgctctattcccccagggtctttcgGTGGGGTTGCGGCTGCCACTgcgggctgaggttcagatcccctactcaattcccccagaggctttaagctgagctgcctagACAATGGACCAAGATTGCTTCTGTGGTCACAGTAGCTGCCTgctgtctgctgctgctgctgctgctgctgctgctgctgctatttctgctgctgcctggggccagtgctgggggtaCCCCATTTCactctctcccagctgggaaagccctccatcactgacctttgatgttttctttgtcacttacaggttgagggatctgggaccctccctgctggggattctgccctggaggcctgttcaggtcctgttcctccccatgcagAGCCcagtggcccaggctgggctctgctctgctcagcatccagtgggatagacctttcctgtcagctttccagttacctttggttggaaatctcttccactctgtcgttctgtggcttctactgctctggaatttgttgagagtcattttttacaggtattttgtgggctgtgggtgaagcgctagagtatataggtctttctactctgccattttggctctgcccctcaggaatttttaaagagaagatcAGGAAGATAGTAATCAAAAATTTCCCAGGATCAAAATTCTTTGGACTGAATGGATTACAAAATAGAACCCTACAATACGTTTTTTTACAAGAAGGCAATGGAGACATAATTGATTAACATGGTTTTAAAATAAGAGCAAAGTCCATTATgattcagctaaagtaaaaaaaaaaataattttaggtaGATTATGATTAAGTTGagttcaaatatatatatattgtgtaaaTTGTAAAATAACAGGTTAATTTCATCATGAATTTAATTTCTGTTAATGTGATGCATACAAAGTCACTGAGGGTTTTAACATGGCATTGTATTTTCTGCTTGAACTTTTCTATTATTGTATGAAGATATGATGTGCTGCtgcatatatattaataatagctacattaatttttaaaaagagtctagTGAAATGGAGAGTAGGAAGAAATACTTCTAGTGTAAAATGAGGTTTGTTATTAAATGTCATTAAACTAGAAGAACATTTGAATAATGTAAATTTGTTCATATTTACTTGAAAGTAAGATAAAATATCAGAATGTCTGAATTCATGTTgtggaataatattttaaaaagcaggccaaataaaagaaaaaggcaaagttGCATAAGGTATTTGTAGTTTGCAAATAACTGCAAGGAACGGAAGCCTTACAATGATAGAAACCAAATACTTTTTAGCTGTCTGGACTACAGATTTCAAGAAAAACACACTCTTCTGAGCAGAGGATAAGaaggataaagcactgggcttagtgtcaggaagatTTTTAATTCAAGTGCAATCacagacaattactagttgtgtcactTGAACACTTAATCTgtgtttgctttaatttcttcatgtataaaataaggatattaatATCACCATTTTGTATGTAAAAGTTTCAAGTTTATTTAAGACAATTGtaagacaaattttaaaatattctaaattatGAACTAGCAAAATGCCAATTAAACTAAATCTAAGGTTCTCCCTCACATCTGTCAGATTTACAAAAATgacaaattaggggaaaaaactcTAAGAAAATGGGTACGTTAATGTTCTATTTGGGACCTGTGAATTGGTACATCCACTCCAGGAAGTATTTTGGAGCTATACTGAGTTACTAAATTGTGCATAacttttgatccagaaatactatTACTAGGTATCTACcccaagagataaaagaaagagataaaggacTCACTTATACTAAGATATTCATTTGAGGAAGTGGTTCCCAAACTTATGTGACCTACTGCTCCCTTTTCCAAAATAATACCTTAGCACATCGCCATCCCCAGAAATCTAtttctctactttctttaatctcttaacagttttttttttgaaatttgtgacatttcaaaaaaaatattttaaatgatgtatcttaaatttaagaatttttgtaaattttttggaGGGTTTccctgcactgaaattttgatgatgtaatattgtgtcatgtaaccatatagtatcatattgtaaacaagtcattatatgcacatatttctGTTAATGCATTCTGGACTTCCTGACAAAGCAGGAGAGATTCACCAACACTTGTTTGTTAAGACTTGACCAATGATCAGTTATAACTTTCATTTAGtgcatttatttggaaaataatattataattgTGATTTTAACATgtacaaatgatttttcaaaattctcttctcttgtttacttatgcttccactgcctacttatttttattcaacacctcCCCAAATTGCAAACAAGACAACTACCATCACCCAtggatcattccagcaccccTGAAGGGGTGCTATTTCTCACTTTAGGTATCTATGGATACCCattaatttgatataggctaaaCAGATTAACAAATTGAAATACATGAATATATTCAAATGTTATTTTGATTTCAGAaattttgaaagttattttttgAGAAAAAGACTGGTTAAATTGCTATGAACTTTTGAGGAACAATGTGAACAGAACCATGAGAagaatttatataacataattGTTAAAAAAcacctttgaaagacttaaaaattctgatcaatacaatgactgGTTAAGATTCTAAAGGAACAACTAaaagcatgctacccacctcctgccaGAGAATGGGAGACTGAGGGTGAACAATAAGACATAtattttggatgtggccaatgtgcaaatttgtttttattgatgATGGATATTTGTTAAAAACATAtggatttttcttcatttttaagtgggacagagagagattagaagaagaaaagctattttttcaattaaaataatctttaaaatgcCACAAGCTATtaaccatatgaaaaattctttttgatcacCAATGAGATAATGATGAGACTATTGTCACtactaagaaaaatagaaataaaagattcTGTCAACTAATCTCATACCAAGAAAACTGGCAAACAAGTCAAAGATAAAGGTAACAGATAATGTTGAAGGCATTGTAGAGAGACATTGGTATTACAACTATGgattaatccaaccattctaaaAAGCAAATAGGAATTATGTTAAGAAAGTAACTAAAGAGTCCATATTTTTGAACACCAAAATCTCATTGCTAGGAATATattcaaagaagatgaaaaaaacaaacagaaaaatccCATAGGTACCCAAATACTTATAGGTGTGCCTTTtgtagaagcaaagaaagaaaaccaaatcaaaagCAGAATGTCTACGCATATTGTTTCACATGAATTTAATAGAAAGCTACTCCACTATAAGAAACTATGGATGTGAAGAATGTGGACTgtgagaagaaataaaactaaagcAAAATTACATTTACGGCATCAAGGAAAAATGTATagattaataataaaacaaacaataGAAACACAACTAAATGTTGTACAGCTTTTTTATACTTTATCCCCTTTGTGGAACCTATGATCCAATTCTACTGTACTCCTTGTTGTTCTTGTACATGATATTCCACATCTAGGCTTCATGTCTTTCTTCTGGCATTTCCCCATGCCTAAATGTTCTCCATCCTCACTTACACTTGATTTCCTAACATTctttaaatctcagctaaaatcaaAACCTCTACCAGTGGTCTTTCCTGATAGTGTCTAAATCTAGTGCATCCCACTGAGACTACGATCCATTTACAGAACATAAATTGAATGTAAACAGTTGCTTAAAAATTGTCTTCTCTAttaaatgttagctctttgatGGTAGGAACCCTGATTTGCCTTTCCATGTATCCCCAGCGCTTAGCATGGCAATTGGTACagagtaattaataaatatttatttactgactgactgaatgaataaatggtcaaagtggttcccagagaagaaaaaaaaggcttcTCTGTCTGATTTGAAGATTTTAGTGCTTGTGGATTAGAATATGAATATAAACATTGTAGATATTGTCAACCTTGTCACAGGTGTCAGTTAATCCTGCAGAATTacatttttccttcaatttttattctttgtaaggTACAAAGTTTCTTAGAATAGGGAAGTGAGGGATCAATTCAGAAGtaaattcaatataaaaataaattgtatcaaaactaattttaataaaaatcattAGTGTGTTTGATTAGTTTGTTTCCCTGCACTGACATACAGGGTATGTTCAGATAGGACCTAGAAAAAAAGTGTTTCAGTGTGATCATAGAAAGTATGGAGGCATGTcacagaaaaaagggaaatgtaGTGCAAAAAATCAAGGCCCATGGAGTGCtccacggggggggggggggggtgtcataGGTAGAAAAAGGGATgagaattttggaaaaaaaatacagggaGAAAAAAGGTTGATTTTTGATCTCATGGAACTTCTCTACTTGCCATAAACTCCAAAGACCCCATTCTTTTGTCTTCCTCCATAAAAGGAAAGTCCCATTCAGTCTCCTAACCTTGCCTCTCCTTCCTAAACAATCTCTTCAGAGCCCCTTTTACCTCTGCATTTCTCAGGCTATAGATCAAAGGATTTAGGGTAGGATTAAagaaactgtaaaataagaaaagaattttctGTTGCTCCTCAGATTTCCTTGAGTTAGGAGCCATGTAAGTGATGATGGCACTGCCAAAGAAAAGTCCCACCACACAGAGGTGGGAGGAACATGTGGAGAaggctttctttcttccttcccctgcctGGATTCTCAAGATAGCACTAAGGATATGGGTGTAGGAGATGAGGACTAAGCAGAGGGGTCCAACTAAGATAAACACACAAGCAATAAAGATGACTAATTTGTTGAGCCATATGTCTGCACAGGCAAGTTTCAGGACAGATAGGATTTCACAGAAGAAGTGGTTGATTTCCCGAGGCCCACAGAAGGGTAGCCTAAGGAGTAGAAATACATGAACCAATGGCAGAAAGGATCCAGCTGCCCAGGACATGATAGCAAGTGCAAGACACACTGTCCAGTTCATAATGAGAGCATATCTGAGAGGGTGACAGATTGCCACATACCGGTCATAGCTCATCATTACCAGCAGAAGACATTCTATGAGAGCAAACATCAAAAAGAGATAGGTCTGCATTATGCAACCTGCAAATGAGATGGGCTTGGCTGGTTCCAGGAGATTGGCCAGCATTTGGGGGACTGTGTTTGAGGCATAAGAAATGTCAACAATAGCCAGTTGTGaaaggaagaagtacatgggagtgTGGAGTCGGGAGTCAAGACAAATCAGCCCCAGGATGACTCCATTTCCCAGCAGAGTGAAGGTGTAGAGTAGAAAGAAGAGTCCAAAGAGAATCAGGTGCATCTTAGGACTAACCAGAAATCCCAGCAGAATGAAATCTGTCACTGTGGTCTGGTTGGTCTCCATAACCTTCTGATGAAAACAAAGACACTggagaaagataataaaatatatagtttaATTCACTTCCTCTCAATTCcttgaaataaatatttgctgatctttcttaattctttttttgggTAATGGTGGGGAAgaaggcagagaggttaaggctTCTGAAACCACTAAGAAGCACTTCTAATGATTCTTTAACCTGTTCTCTGATAAAGAAATTTATAGCCAATTTTGATGTGGTATGTAATTGCTGCCCTTCTCAAAGCTGAACTTTTAAAATGGTCTGGTAACACATGAAACTACTTATGTGTCCAGCTACACATGGATACAGAAGTACTATATAAAAGGTTATGGTATAAGAAGAGATTATGTCTTttgtgaagggaagaaagaatgttATACTATCTTAGGAAAGAAAATTCCAGTTGTAGTTTCCCTCCAAGATTTATTGAGAGGATGAGTTATTTCAGATTCTATAGAACAATTGGTTTGGTTCAGCAGCAGAAATAATTGAGGCTATACTATTACTTACATCTAATATGTCTGAGACCTCcaagtaaaatataaattacttgcaggccatggaagagctcaaaagaggttttgaaaatcaggtaagataagtagaagaaaaattgggaagagaattgagagtgatgcaagaaaatcatgaaaaatgagttgagattgctaaaggagatcccccaaaatactgaagaaaataacaccttaaaaattggagtaatccaaatggaaaaagatgtccaaaaagctaatgaggaaaacaatgccttaaaaagcagtactagtcgaatggaaaaagaggtccaaaagcttactgagcaaaataattccttcaaagtaagaatggaccaaatggaagctaatgactttatgaaaaatcaagtaattaaaaaagaactgaaagaatgaaaaaaatagaagacaatgtgaaaaatctcattggaaaacctaCTAACCTGGATAATAAGTCCAGGAGAGATAAGTTCAAAATTATTGAAGTatatgaaagccatgataaaaaaaaagagcctagacatcatctttcaagaaattaccaaggaaaactgctctgatattctagaatcagaggaaaaaatagaaattgaaagaatccactgatcacttcttgaaagagatcaccaaagtaaaactcctaggaatattgttgccaaatcccagagtttccaggtcaaggagaaaatattacaagcagccagaaagaaacaatttgagtattgtggaaatacaatcaggataacacaaagtCTAGCAGTTTCTATgtgaagggattgaagggcttgaaatatgatattccagaagccagaggagctaggattaaaaccaagaatcacctactcagcaaaactgaatataatacttcaggtgaaaaaatgaaatttcaatgaactagaggactttcaagcattcttgtggaaaagactagagctgaatagaaaattggactttcagatacaaaaaccaagagaagcatgaacagataaataggaaggagaaatcataagggacttataaaagttgaacttgaaagatatttataactcatgaggtGTTACTTAgttttagggtagttggaggaaagagACAGGTAGATAGCTAGACAGATAGCTAGCTaggtagctagctagctagatatcAAAAGATAGAGGGCAAAGGATCAATTGAATATGAAAGGacgatatatacaaaataaaatttagggttgagagagcaatatattgggagaagtcaaaatggagagatagaatggggtaaattatctcccataaaagtgGCAAggaaaaggttttacaatggagtggaagagagggtaggtgagagggaatgagtgaactttactctcatcagatttggcttaaggagggaataacatacacactcaactgggtatctaGGGAAACAATGAAggagggggtgatagaaaggagggcagattggggaagaaggcacttggaagcaaacacttttgaaaagggacatgGTCAATGTTGAAAATAGCATAAATGGGGggtggaataggatggagggaaatatagttagtttttcacgacgtaactattatggaagtattttgcataactatacatgtataacctatattgaattgcttgcattctcaataagggtgggtggggagggaagaaggaagagcacTTGAAACTTaaggttttaaaagcaaatgttaaaaattgtttttacatgcaactgggaaataagatagatAGGCAATGGAAATCTAtattgccttacaagaaaataaggggaaaagggataagaaGGGAGATGAttaaagggaggacagactggaggaagcagcagtcagaatgcatgccatcttgatatgttggggaggggagagatggcaagaaaatctggaattcaaaatcttgtggaaatgaatgttgaaaactaaaaatacataaattaataaaaaatatttaaaaaacgaGATGTTGTGAAGGAAATTCTCCTTTTGGATGGGGAATTGGATTAGTAAAACcctcagttctcttccagctcaaagATTCAGAGATCTAAAATAAGTCAGCAAAGAATGTTATTGCCTCCCTGAAATTCACCTCAGCTTTCTGGTAAAAATGTGATGTTGGGATAAAGAATAGGTCATATAGATCACAAAAAACCCCCTAGATCTGGTGCATACCAATCAACGAAAAGATAGCCTATACTTCCTTACACCTTTAGGTAGGATCTCCCCCACACATCCTAGTGAGAAGAAAAATCAATATCACTTCACTGGTATCTATTGTAGCCCAAGAGACAGCCCagtttagtggatagagagctggcctgagAGGCTATGCAACCCAGCTACAAGTCTCCATATCTGACATGTATTGGTTCTATGTCCCTGGAGGAAGTactgaaacaagaaaaaacaaaacaaaaaaatagaaaaaaatcaaaagcagaaaATAGTTCTCCTGAATTTCTCAGAAAGTgatatttttttgaattttaaaaataaaaatacatattcacaaaattaaaaaaaatagcctgTAATCTGGGAACTCTCTAGGGACAATTTTTGATCTATATTGTTAAAAGAGTTTCTTAACCAAGAACTCCCTATAGCAATGAGATCTGAACAAACTACTTCTATATACGTATATgtcaatatatacataaatgtacatatatgtataagtacaATATGTTTATAAAaccataagtatgtatatatgcatatgatatCCTAAAAGTCTATGTAATTTTATAGAGTCATTACTGATGAAGGAAAGTCcttgtgaggaaactccttccacttaTACAGATCATTGTCTGTTCTGCAACATACTGTCTTAGAGATTAGCTTAAGACTCCTgccagtttaagtgactttttcaaggtcatagAACCAATAAGTTTTAGAGGTGGGGATTTATACCTGGGTCCCATTGACTCTAAGGTTGTCTCTCTATCTCCTATACTAGGTAGCCTCTTGGCAACACATACATAAAGATTATGCATACGTGAATGTATATGGATATGtgaatacacatatttatatatatgcacccacaaatattcatatacacaaatattaaaTACACATCAATTGAGTGGACAAGacataaaaaataaggaaattttgtcatttttcaagAACTTAAATggtttgtaagctccttgagagttgggattgttaaatatatttattacatgTGAATTCCCAACAATTACAAGACTGTCTTGAacttggtacttaataaatgcttgttgattaattgattgatctcTATATATCAACCTTCAACACTAGGACATTTTTCTATAAAACAATTcctcttttttcagtattttacaaagaaatcaTGAATTCCTTATTCTCCAGTAGTCTTTTGCAAATAAATCTCTGACTCTATCTCTCAAAATCATACTTTGCTGAATTTTCAAAAGACTTTTCTCAcctgttaaaataaaaatcagtcaAGTAATATACACACCACAAGACTTTGCCCACATTTCATATAGGCTATCTTTTCAATAAATTTTACTTGAGCTATCTTCCTACCTAAAGacattaataagaaaaatatgcCCTTTCCACTGGATAAAGAAATGTGAGAGTAAAAGGCATAGTCTTTATGGAAGTAGATGCTACAAATTTTTTGGCTCCCATCTCATAGTCAAGCCTAGAAGGCTACCTGGGTATGTGGAGGCTATACAGGAACCTGGAGCAAGTTCAAGAGAGGTGGTCTTTGAGATGGGATTAAAGCTTTGACTATCTCTAGGATCCTCAGGATGAGATTTAGATCTGCTCTCTGTGGCTTCTTGCTTAGTTTGAGGAAGTTATCCCTGTGTCCTCCAGCAGCAAAGGTTTTTCTCTTTGATTAGCTCTGACTTGGACTCCTGAGAATTCAGTGCAGGTGAAAGATCATAAAACTTCCCCCAAACCAGCCTTCTCCTTGCAGAGAAGCAAAGAAGTAATCCTGTGCAAGGAAAATTTGAGACTGTCTTTCATGAAACCCCGGGGTCTGAAATTCCAGGAGAGTGGAAGACTCACCTTACAAATTTATCATCTGAAAATGCTTGGCCTAGTTATGCATCCATGAacctctatatatatataattttttttacctcATACCACCATCTCTTTAGAATTAAGTGTTAGTTGGGGGAAGGCATAACTCAAATGTTATCAGTAGCAATAGCAACAGTCCTATATGATTCAAGTGATTTTACAGTCTGGATAGGAAGTCCAAAGAACTATGCATCCCAATGGGGCTTATTAGATTCTATCACTTGACTTTCCCATTGGAAACATTCCCAATTCTGTAGTTTAGATATACTCTGAGTTCTGATTCTCAGGGGAGAATTAGAACTCTCTAAAGCCTGGGTCGACCTCTCATATTGACTATTCTTATCTTCTCCTATCTAGAATTACAGGAAATAGAATTTGACTTCTCTCTAAAGTACAAGTCTTAGAAAACTCAATGACGTCAGTGCTTTGCAGTTGGTTagtatgtatttaaatatttttctatatattttatagcaTAGGATCCTTGGATTTAGTTCTGAAAGGGATATAAGAGATTGGTTCAGATCCTTTTATTTCACTGATGAAAAAAGTGAGGATGAGAGAGTTGAAAGAATATAGCCTGAGGTTATATTGATAATAAATAGCAgatctgggacttgaacccaggtctcctgattagATCCAATGTTCTCTCTGCTATGTAACCCTTCAACTGAagataaattctttttcttaatgAATCCACTTAATTCAGTCAACCCCCCTAGGTAATAAAGAATCAGTGTATGATAACAAGCACTGTGAATCAATTGTGGCAAGATAAGATGTTATAGTACATCAAGCTTCATTCTCTGGCCTCTAATATTGTACCTATTAAAAAGTAAGTAACAATCTTAGTGATATTTGTTCAGGAGAATAGCATCCCAATTGTATAGGAAGAGCTGCTTAGTTATTCTCTAAGGCTTGTCATGTCAAGTCTATGCCCTTCCTTAGTAATTCTCATCATGGTAACATTTTCCATTCCCATAGTTACTAAGCAGATATCATATTATGACCCATGTTCTTGTCCAACAACTTGTGTGACAACTGGAGAGCCCACAAACCAATTTTTTCGGCTACTGATAAACCGAAGGAAGAGAGGGttagaatttcaaactcaaaactttaaaaacacttaatttaaaaaaaaaatattttgcatgtaattggagaaaaaggaaatatttaaattaatttaaaatatcattgacaaaaagaaaaaaaatagtttttcattCATGATTCCTGTTAATGTCACCTCAAAAAGGAGTAAAGGTACTGATCAAAAGGTACGAGGAAACTACTACAGTTTGCAATGTCCTTGTCTCTCAGCCAGAAATGGCTTTGATATTAGATTAATGATCAGCTAAATACAATTGTTACTGAAAGATGTGGTACTAAATCCATATAATCCAAATCCAGAATACCATGTAAGTATTAGTGCTTTTTTCTTGGATATCTATTTCATCCTTTATTTTAAGTGAAGGTAGTATTAAATGGAAAGGAATCTAAATTTAAAGGGATTTAAAGGTAATGCAGAATCCAAACATATcaataaggattttttaaaactttggcaTCAGAGAGACAACAGATTATATAGAAGATGTCTAGAACAAGAggtaaaataagagaaattataTAAGGACATAAGTCATAAACATTATatgaaaaaacaaagataaagacACTCTAAAGTTAAAAGGATAGAGAGAAGGTGGACAATCTAAGAATCTCAAAAAAAATTAGACTCACATAGCAGGAAGAGAAAAGTTCCAGGGGAGGAAGAAGCAATTTAAGAAAACATGTAAGTAAGTAAAAGTACTCTATGACAAATATTATTGactaaaaaaatgcaaagaataatATAAAGGTGAATTAAAATCAACAAACTTTCATGAATGGAACAATGTTGAAACTCCTGTAAGCCACtgaaaaaacagaaattaaatacaGAAGGAAATATTATATCTAAAAATTTGATGTTATTTAGATGAGTCTTTATCCATA is part of the Notamacropus eugenii isolate mMacEug1 chromosome 3, mMacEug1.pri_v2, whole genome shotgun sequence genome and harbors:
- the LOC140531198 gene encoding olfactory receptor 2A1/2A42-like is translated as METNQTTVTDFILLGFLVSPKMHLILFGLFFLLYTFTLLGNGVILGLICLDSRLHTPMYFFLSQLAIVDISYASNTVPQMLANLLEPAKPISFAGCIMQTYLFLMFALIECLLLVMMSYDRYVAICHPLRYALIMNWTVCLALAIMSWAAGSFLPLVHVFLLLRLPFCGPREINHFFCEILSVLKLACADIWLNKLVIFIACVFILVGPLCLVLISYTHILSAILRIQAGEGRKKAFSTCSSHLCVVGLFFGSAIITYMAPNSRKSEEQQKILFLFYSFFNPTLNPLIYSLRNAEVKGALKRLFRKERQG